From the Chloroflexus aurantiacus J-10-fl genome, one window contains:
- a CDS encoding SURF1 family protein, whose translation MMTSTTSPRVHRLLRGWWIAKHLFALIIFVTLITLGFWQLDRLAQRRAANAARLAALSQPAIPLTPATDPATVIGRRVVVSGTFRNEESVVLRGRRSDSGVDGVHLLTPLQIAGSDQAVLVDRGWIPSAQGAATAYAVTRPVTIEGIARAPQVRPDSPLAGRDLPLPGETRINAWLRVDVPAIQQQVGAPLLPLFIEQLPDGSSALPRPPDPYRLDEGPHLSYALQWFTFAGIVGVGYIFLLRQELQRR comes from the coding sequence ATGATGACATCAACAACCTCTCCTCGCGTTCATCGTCTTTTGCGCGGCTGGTGGATCGCCAAGCATCTGTTCGCGCTGATCATTTTTGTCACCCTGATAACGCTTGGTTTCTGGCAGCTTGATCGACTGGCGCAGCGGCGCGCAGCGAATGCTGCCCGGCTTGCTGCACTTTCCCAACCGGCGATTCCGCTGACACCTGCAACTGATCCTGCCACAGTTATCGGGCGGCGGGTGGTGGTGAGTGGCACGTTCCGTAATGAAGAGAGCGTTGTGCTGCGTGGACGCCGTTCCGATAGCGGCGTTGATGGTGTGCATTTGCTGACCCCGTTGCAGATTGCCGGTAGTGATCAAGCCGTGCTGGTGGATCGGGGGTGGATTCCCTCGGCCCAGGGTGCGGCTACTGCCTACGCTGTTACTCGTCCGGTGACCATTGAAGGCATTGCGCGGGCACCGCAGGTACGGCCTGATAGTCCGTTGGCCGGGCGCGATCTACCGTTACCGGGTGAAACGCGCATCAATGCCTGGTTACGGGTGGATGTACCGGCAATCCAGCAGCAGGTCGGTGCGCCGCTCTTACCGCTCTTCATCGAGCAATTGCCCGATGGGAGCAGTGCGTTGCCCCGTCCGCCCGATCCGTACCGCCTCGACGAAGGGCCGCACTTGAGCTATGCGTTGCAGTGGTTTACCTTTGCCGGCATTGTGGGGGTAGGTTATATCTTCCTGTTGCGTCAGGAGTTGCAGCGCAGGTGA